Proteins from a genomic interval of Cheilinus undulatus linkage group 15, ASM1832078v1, whole genome shotgun sequence:
- the LOC121522476 gene encoding gap junction alpha-8 protein-like, with translation MGDWSFLGNILEEVNEHSTVIGRVWLTVLFIFRILILGTAAEFVWGDEQSDYVCNTQQPGCENVCYDEAFPISHIRLWVLQIIFVSTPSLVYVGHAVHHVHMEEKRKEREEAELSRQQELSEERLPLAPDQGSVRTTKETSTKGSKKFRLEGTLLRTYICHIIFKTLFEVGFVVGQYFLYGFRILPLYKCSRWPCPNTVDCFVSRPTEKTVFIIFMLAVACVSLFLNFVEISHLGLKKIRFVFRKPAPAPAQGEGSTSLPLTGKSLPPLAVPSLQRAKGYRLLEEEKAPPITHLYPLAEVGMEAGRGTPPFQGLEEKAEEVLPMEDISKVYDEALPSYAQTTETRGATLHEEPQQPAEVEAERVGEVVDEDVEVEEAVIGEGVTAAEAGMEATDTIEDTRPLSRLSKASSRARSDDLTV, from the coding sequence ATGGGTGACTGGAGCTTTCTGGGTAATATTTTAGAGGAAGTCAACGAGCACTCTACGGTGATCGGCCGGGTGTGGCTCACGGTGCTCTTCATCTTCCGTATCCTCATCTTGGGCACGGCGGCGGAGTTTGTGTGGGGCGACGAGCAGTCTGACTATGTCTGCAACACGCAGCAGCCTGGTTGTGAGAACGTGTGCTACGATGAGGCCTTCCCAATCTCCCACATCCGTCTGTGGGTGCTGCAGATCATCTTTGTGTCCACGCCGTCTCTGGTGTATGTGGGCCACGCTGTGCACCATGTCCACATGGAGGAGAAACGCAAGGAGCGTGAGGAGGCGGAATTAAGCCGGCAGCAGGAGCTGAGCGAGGAGCGTCTCCCTCTGGCACCTGACCAGGGAAGTGTCCGCACCACGAAAGAGACCAGCACAAAAGGGAGCAAGAAGTTCAGGCTGGAGGGCACCCTGCTGAGGACCTACATCTGCCACATCATCTTCAAGACTCTTTTTGAGGTGGGATTTGTGGTGGGCCAGTACTTCCTGTACGGCTTCCGCATCCTGCCTCTGTACAAATGCAGCCGCTGGCCCTGCCCCAACACTGTGGACTGTTTTGTGTCTCGTCCCACGGAGAAAACtgtcttcatcatcttcatgtTGGCTGTTGCCTGTGTCTCACTCTTTCTCAACTTTGTGGAGATCAGTCATCTTGGCCTGAAGAAGATCCGCTTTGTCTTTCGCAAGCCAGCTCCAGCCCCAGCACAAGGTGAGGGCTCAACCTCACTGCCACTGACAGGGAAGAGTCTGCCCCCTCTGGCTGTGCCCTCTCTGCAGAGAGCAAAAGGTTACAGGCTGCTAGAGGAGGAGAAAGCCCCCCCAATAACTCACCTCTATCCGCTGGCTGAGGTTGGCATGGAGGCAGGCAGAGGGACCCCGCCCTTCCAGGGGCTGGAGGAGAAGGCGGAGGAGGTGCTGCCCATGGAGGACATCTCTAAGGTGTATGACGAGGCTCTGCCCTCCTACGCCCAGACCACTGAGACAAGGGGGGCCACGTTACATGAGGAGCCGCAGCAGCCGGCAGAGGTGGAAGCCGAAAGGGTGGGGGAGGTTGTGGATGAGGATGTGGAGGTAGAGGAGGCGGTGATCGGGGAGGGGGTAACTGCAGCAGAGGCAGGGATGGAAGCCACGGATACGATAGAAGACACCAGACCACTGAGCCGACTGAGCAAAGCCAGCAGCAGGGCCAGGTCAGACGATCTCACCGTATGA